From Coffea arabica cultivar ET-39 chromosome 2e, Coffea Arabica ET-39 HiFi, whole genome shotgun sequence, the proteins below share one genomic window:
- the LOC113732528 gene encoding phosphatidylinositol 4-phosphate 5-kinase 4-like: MSKELHGIVKGWESKVRKAQAAAKKKRAGVSIFGTMSVAHVDDDLDNPGEVYHAEKVFSNGDMYTGQWADNCPNGHGKYLWSDGCMYVGEWVRGKTNGKGKFSWPSGATYEGQFKNGYMDGEGTYIGCSNDTYRGSWVFNMKHGRGTKNYTNGDHYDGNWRRGRPDGQGRYQWNNGNQYIGQWRNGKMNGSGTMIWASGNRYDGCWEDGLPKGNGTYRWLDGSFYVGVWSQDPKEMTGTYYPSTSQIGHFDWDPQEVYINYLKDCRISRGEKISVFPSQKMVNWPCEGEFLQKQPTLKNSRVNVARTKRASADGRLSSAGGTSWGSESDFGSETNGQMGRGREDDEGFGSLRSDDGDTSKRNRHHHIRIQPTKRQGRTITKGHRNYELMLNLQLGIRHSVGRPAPAQSLDLRTTAFDTREKLWTKFPPEGSKYTPPHQSCDFRWKDYCPLVFRTLRKLFKVDPADYMISICGNDALRELSSPGKSGSFFYLTNDDKYMIKTMKKAEVKVLLRMLPAYYNHVRAFENTLIAKFYGLHCVKLTGSAQKKVRFVIMGNLFCTEYAIHRRFDLKGSSHGRLTDKPESEIDSTTTLKDLDLNFIFRLQKIWFQEFCRQVDRDCDFLEQERIMDYSLLVGVHFREVSQSGEPLTCEARSSRAGNTPGDLNGEGATPRLSKADMDLLFDPSRCASIRLGISMPARAEATVRKNDFELIGEPTGEFYDIVLIFGIIDILQDYDISKKLEHAYKSIQFDPTSISAVDPRQYSRRFRDFVFKAFTEDS; encoded by the exons ATGAGCAAAGAACTCCATGGCATTGTGAAGGGTTGGGAATCTAAGGTGAGAAAAGCACAAGCGGCTGCAAAGAAGAAAAGGGCGGGAGTCAGCATTTTTGGAACAATGTCAGTGGCCCATGTTGATGATGATCTAGACAATCCAGGTGAGGTCTATCATGCAGAGAAAGTCTTCTCCAATGGAGATATGTATACTGGGCAGTGGGCTGATAATTGCCCCAATGGCCATGGCAAATATTTGTGGTCAGATGGTTGTATGTATGTTGGCGAATGGGTTAGAGGAAAGACAAATGGTAAAGGAAAGTTTAGCTGGCCTTCAGGTGCTACCTATGAGGGTCAATTCAAGAATGGGTATATGGATGGTGAAGGGACCTACATAGGTTGTTCAAACGACACATACAGAGGTTCTTGGGTATTTAACATGAAACATGGGAGAGGGACAAAGAATTATACCAATGGTGATCATTATGATGGGAATTGGCGCCGCGGCCGGCCTGATGGGCAGGGGAGGTACCAATGGAACAATGGGAATCAGTATATTGGGCAATGGAGGAATGGAAAGATGAATGGCAGTGGTACCATGATTTGGGCAAGCGGGAATAGGTATGATGGTTGTTGGGAGGATGGATTGCCAAAAGGGAATGGGACGTATAGATGGTTGGATGGGAGCTTTTATGTGGGAGTATGGAGTCAGGACCCTAAAGAGATGACTGGGACTTATTATCCTTCAACTTCACAGATAGGTCATTTTGATTGGGATCCTCAGGAGGTGTATATAAATTATTTGAAGGATTGCAGGATTAGTCGAGGTGAGAAGATATCAGTATTTCCTTCACAAAAAATGGTTAATTGGCCCTGTGAAGGAGAATTCTTGCAGAAGCAGCCAACATTGAAGAACTCGAGAGTAAATGTTGCAAGGACAAAGAGAGCATCTGCAGATGGGAGATTAAGCAGTGCAGGTGGCACTAGTTGGGGTTCTGAATCTGATTTCGGGTCTGAAACGAATGGACAAATGGGACGAGGGAGAGAAGATGATGAAGGTTTTGGGAGCTTAAGGTCTGATGATGGAGATACATCAAAAAGAAACAGACATCACCATATCAGAATACAGCCAACAAAAAGGCAAGGAAGGACAATAACAAAAGGCCATAGAAATTATGAACTCATGCTCAATTTGCAGCTTGGAATAAG GCATTCAGTGGGCAGGCCTGCTCCTGCCCAATCACTTGATCTAAGAACTACAGCATTTGACACAAGGGAAAAGCTTTGGACTAAATTTCCTCCAGAAGGATCAAAATATACACCACCACATCAATCTTGTGATTTTAGATGGAAGGATTACTGCCCATTGGTTTTCAG GACTCTGAGGAAGCTATTTAAGGTGGATCCAGCAGATTACATGATATCTATTTGTGGAAATGATGCTCTGCGGGAGCTCTCTTCCCCTGGAAAAAGTGGAAGCTTTTTTTACCTTACCAATGATGACAAGTACATGATAAAGACCATGAAGAAGGCAGAAGTAAAA GTACTTTTAAGGATGCTTCCAGCTTATTACAATCATGTTCGAGCCTTTGAGAACACCCTAATTGCAAAGTTCTATGGCCTGCATTGCGTAAAGTTAACTGGATCTGCACAGAAGAAG GTGCGGTTTGTCATAATGGGGAATTTGTTCTGCACAGAGTATGCAATTCACCGGCGTTTTGACTTGAAAGGTTCTTCCCATGGCCGCTTAACTGATAAACCTGAATCTGAAATTGATTCAACAACTACCCTCAAAGACCTTGATCTTAACTTCATCTTTCGACTGCAGAAGATCTGGTTCCAAGAGTTCTGCAG GCAAGTGGACAGGGACTGTGATTTTCTTGAGCAGGAGAGAATCATGGATTACAGTCTTTTAGTAGGTGTCCACTTTCGAGAAGTTTCACAATCTGGGGAGCCACTGACATGTGAGGCTCGAAGTTCTAGAGCAGGGAATACTCCTG GAGACCTAAATGGTGAAGGAGCAACTCCTCGGCTTTCCAAGGCAGACATGGAtctgctttttgatccttctaG GTGTGCATCCATTAGATTAGGCATTAGTATGCCAGCACGTGCTGAGGCAACAGTCAGAAAAAACGATTTTGAGTTGATTGGAGAACCTACAGGAGAATTCTATGACATCGTACTCATTTTTGGTATCATAGATATACTACAAGATTATGACATTAGCAAGAAGCTTGAGCATGCATACAAATCAATCCAATTTGATCCTACTTCAATCTCAGCTGTTGACCCCAGACAATATTCAAGACGCTTCCGTGACTTTGTATTCAAAGCATTCACAGAAGACAGCTAA